A region from the Mercenaria mercenaria strain notata chromosome 7, MADL_Memer_1, whole genome shotgun sequence genome encodes:
- the LOC123549435 gene encoding uncharacterized protein LOC123549435, translating to MIHGGVGASHLNGILTTLGLPEINPKTLKKGERHIGPVIEKVAKRSCSNASDLEKISILDVQSENASFCAVGAAGDNNVELTLNFDEALELLETECEEDGCETDVQRTDSNNCCMEPAPVERNVVSDKVIESRHNEEESLATRASRYDEGNNASPSGNKQKSLVDVTVSQDGAWPKRGRAMNSNSGVGHVVGQNTRKCLNFGTRNKRCKKMFLLSESGKASPYPRLSSKLEPFCKSYGARYLCSTA from the exons ATGATTCACGGGGGAGTCGGAGCTTCCCATTTGAATGGCATACTTACAACTCTTGGATTGCCAGAGATAAAtcccaaaactttgaaaaaaggtGAAAGGCATATAGGCCCGGTAATAGAGAAAGTGGCAAAGAGATCTTGCTCAAATGCAAGTGATTTAGAAAAGATATCAATACTAGATGTACAATCGGAAAACGCATCATTTTGCGCAGTGGGTGCAGCTGGAGACAATAATGTTGAATTAACTCTAAATTTTGACGAAGCTCTCGAGTTGCTTGAAACAGAATGCGAAGAAGATGGTTGCGAAACAGATGTGCAACGTACAG ATTCAAATAATTGCTGCATGGAACCTGCACCAGTCGAAAGAAACGTCGTCTCTGACAAGGTTATAGAAAGCAGACACAATGAAGAGGAGAGTCTTGCAACACGTGCATCAAGATACGATG AAGGAAATAATGCGTCTCCCTCGGGAAACAAGCAAAAGTCTTTAGTAGATGTTACTGTGAGTCAGGATGGTGCATGGCCAAAACGTGGAAGGGCGATGAACAGTAATTCag gtGTCGGGCATGTCGTCGGTCAAAATACGAGAAAATGCTTAAATTTTGGTACAAGGAATAAACGCTGCaaaaaaatgttcttattatCAGAAAGTGGGAAAGCCAGTCCCTATCCACGACTGTCGTCAAAATTGGAGCCATTCTGCaaaagctatggagcccgatattTGTGTTCAACTGCATAA